A window from Phycisphaerae bacterium encodes these proteins:
- a CDS encoding endo-1,4-beta-xylanase has translation MKAKFVKTSSDPDPAAFALGDVSAKLTPSAIQARIAEIRMGDIVVKTKPGSNVKIQQTRHEFQFGTAITNRLAEADEDALKSRDRKMFLKTLSENFNYAVHENALKWYECEKKPNAVDYTVADRIWEICRDLNIPMRGHCIFWEMDEHIMPWLRNLDNDRLRAAIHRRAVGVTKHFKGRIDEFDLNNEMVHGEFFRRRLGYGIVNEMANMAKCGNPNIILYANDYGILVDGCYNALVYFKQIKYLLENGVPIEGIGMQGHFGYFNKWITPADEMQKTLDQFAVFGLPIKITECDFDYKDDKTKVSQLRKFFTLCFAHQSIESIVFWGFWAGAMWRPNAALWKKDWSITPLGRAYRDLVFNKWWTKTSGKADNKGTFKTRAFYGDYTITSNGQEKKITLRRKDKSIQADFR, from the coding sequence ATGAAGGCAAAATTTGTAAAAACCAGTTCTGACCCGGACCCCGCCGCCTTTGCTTTGGGCGATGTTTCAGCAAAGCTCACGCCCTCCGCAATCCAGGCCCGTATCGCAGAAATCAGGATGGGCGATATCGTAGTTAAAACCAAACCTGGCTCTAATGTTAAAATTCAGCAGACCCGCCACGAATTCCAATTCGGCACCGCGATTACAAACCGCCTTGCGGAAGCCGATGAAGACGCCCTAAAAAGCCGTGATAGAAAGATGTTTCTCAAAACCCTCTCCGAAAACTTCAACTATGCCGTCCACGAAAACGCCCTCAAGTGGTATGAGTGCGAAAAGAAACCAAATGCCGTTGATTATACCGTCGCCGACAGAATCTGGGAAATCTGCCGTGACCTTAATATCCCTATGCGGGGACACTGTATCTTCTGGGAGATGGACGAGCACATTATGCCCTGGCTCAGAAACCTCGATAATGACCGGCTGCGTGCAGCAATCCACCGCCGCGCCGTAGGCGTTACTAAACACTTCAAAGGCCGAATCGACGAGTTCGACCTCAACAACGAAATGGTGCATGGCGAATTCTTCCGGCGACGCCTCGGCTACGGTATCGTCAACGAAATGGCAAATATGGCCAAATGCGGAAATCCTAATATCATCCTCTATGCAAATGATTACGGCATCCTCGTCGATGGCTGCTATAATGCCCTCGTCTATTTCAAGCAAATTAAATACCTTCTCGAAAACGGCGTCCCCATCGAGGGGATAGGTATGCAGGGGCACTTCGGCTATTTTAATAAGTGGATTACCCCCGCCGACGAAATGCAGAAGACGCTCGACCAGTTCGCCGTCTTCGGCCTTCCAATTAAAATCACCGAATGTGATTTCGATTACAAAGATGACAAAACAAAGGTCAGCCAGCTTCGAAAATTCTTCACCCTTTGCTTCGCGCACCAAAGCATCGAATCCATCGTATTTTGGGGCTTCTGGGCAGGAGCTATGTGGAGACCAAATGCCGCCCTGTGGAAAAAAGACTGGTCAATCACTCCCCTCGGCAGGGCTTATCGCGACCTCGTCTTCAACAAATGGTGGACCAAAACTTCCGGCAAAGCCGACAATAAGGGAACATTCAAAACGCGTGCGTTCTACGGCGATTACACAATCACCTCGAATGGACAGGAAAAGAAAATAACTCTCCGCAGAAAGGATAAATCAATACAGGCAGATTTTAGATGA
- a CDS encoding cupin domain-containing protein — MFLKRLKDCRKFTAGDGSILRELLHPEKADLQIRYSLAHAKVAKAQKTIPHKLKTSEVYYITAGLGLMHIDEEVFEVGSETVIYIPPGSRQYIENTGDCDLEFLCIVDPAWRQEDEEIFERV, encoded by the coding sequence GTGTTTCTGAAACGTTTGAAGGATTGCCGGAAATTTACAGCCGGTGACGGTTCGATTTTGCGTGAGCTTTTGCATCCTGAAAAAGCGGATTTGCAGATTCGTTACAGTCTGGCTCATGCGAAGGTTGCGAAGGCGCAGAAAACTATCCCGCATAAACTTAAAACTTCTGAGGTGTACTACATAACAGCCGGACTCGGTTTGATGCATATAGATGAGGAGGTTTTCGAAGTTGGTTCTGAGACAGTTATTTATATTCCGCCGGGTTCGAGGCAATATATTGAGAATACAGGAGATTGTGATTTGGAGTTTTTGTGCATAGTGGACCCTGCATGGCGCCAAGAAGATGAGGAGATATTCGAGAGGGTTTAA
- a CDS encoding PQQ-binding-like beta-propeller repeat protein, whose protein sequence is MMRCRLTLAAVFFVFCVVTAGMAAEGMQRLVSPELLKQAELEILWETKLPIKMGESLEKLLIPFDCSQGRLGNRVYGLSDRNFMIGMNRETGNVIFKRSVAAAGLPVTGLELYKDELFSITGDKLVEISLESGEERSAKRLGFGVTCPAVRNNSHFYIAGTDKRMHVLRSEDKVQAFEVAAESDSVITSIVADESSVIFATAAGNVISITPDKSKRLWQFDAAGGIVGPIVKDGDALFAASGDTNIYRLNARTGKFVWKYQTGAKLEKGPQVTHGVIYQYVRNEGLIALDKENKKVLWQLAEGIDLLAEANGKAYVITKAGTLAVMDNKKAKQVYTVDMPGVSAYATNVTDSKIYIADKSGRIACLQPIKY, encoded by the coding sequence ATGATGAGATGCAGATTGACGTTAGCGGCGGTTTTTTTTGTTTTTTGTGTTGTTACGGCGGGTATGGCTGCGGAGGGTATGCAGCGGCTTGTTTCGCCTGAGCTGCTCAAGCAGGCCGAGCTGGAGATATTGTGGGAGACCAAGCTGCCGATAAAGATGGGGGAGAGTCTGGAAAAATTATTGATACCCTTCGACTGTTCTCAGGGCAGGCTTGGTAATCGCGTCTATGGGCTTTCAGACCGGAATTTTATGATTGGTATGAACAGAGAAACGGGTAATGTGATATTCAAAAGGTCTGTTGCCGCGGCCGGTTTGCCGGTAACGGGGCTGGAGCTTTATAAGGACGAGCTTTTTTCTATAACTGGCGACAAGTTAGTTGAAATCAGCCTGGAATCCGGCGAAGAGCGAAGCGCCAAGCGTCTGGGATTTGGCGTAACTTGTCCTGCCGTCCGCAACAACTCACACTTTTATATCGCGGGTACCGACAAGCGCATGCATGTATTGCGTTCAGAAGACAAGGTCCAGGCGTTTGAAGTGGCTGCCGAGAGTGATTCGGTGATTACTTCGATAGTTGCCGATGAGAGTTCTGTTATCTTTGCCACCGCTGCCGGTAATGTTATAAGTATCACGCCGGACAAGTCCAAGCGACTGTGGCAATTTGATGCTGCCGGCGGTATTGTCGGACCGATTGTAAAAGATGGAGATGCGTTATTTGCCGCCAGCGGAGATACGAACATTTACAGGCTTAACGCACGGACGGGAAAGTTTGTTTGGAAGTATCAGACCGGAGCGAAGCTTGAGAAGGGCCCACAGGTTACCCATGGGGTTATTTATCAATATGTTCGCAATGAAGGTTTGATAGCGCTGGATAAAGAAAACAAGAAGGTTTTGTGGCAATTGGCCGAGGGGATTGATTTACTGGCTGAGGCGAACGGCAAGGCCTATGTGATTACGAAGGCGGGGACGTTAGCAGTGATGGACAACAAGAAAGCCAAGCAGGTATATACGGTAGATATGCCGGGCGTTTCGGCATACGCAACCAATGTGACGGATTCGAAGATATATATTGCAGATAAAAGCGGGCGAATTGCCTGTTTGCAACCCATCAAATATTGA
- the purH gene encoding bifunctional phosphoribosylaminoimidazolecarboxamide formyltransferase/IMP cyclohydrolase → MDVKIKTAMISVSEKKGVIEFAKKLSEMGVKIISTGGTAKKLGEAGIKVVGIEEVTGFPEMMNGRVKTLHPKIHGALLGLRDNPEHKAAMTKHDIFPIELVCVNLYPFEATIAKADCTLEEAIENIDIGGPSMIRSAAKNHKFVTVVTDSGQYDRVIGEMQAKKGAVSEGLRKDFARVAFGLTASYDAAIAKYLNGKADVKYPEKVTIAVRKERELRYGENSHQSAAFYKLPASGETSISSADIMEAETAISFNNLLDTNAAFELVKEFAEPAAVVVKHLNPCGCAVDEDICGAYRKAYEGDVVSAFGSIVALNRKVDAELARTIMESYSKFGKARGASGFFAEVIIAPEFEQEAIDIIRTLKSWGNRVRLMKTGPIDRAKIDGAEFDVRCVIGGLLLQQRDLAGWEPELLKYPTKARPTKEQLENLRIAWLVAKHTKSNTIVLVKDRKILGTGAGQMNRVESGLIAYRHAGDQAKGCVLASDAFFPFPDNIENAAQAGVACIVQPGGSNKDNEVIAAADKHGIAMVFTGKRHFKH, encoded by the coding sequence ATGGATGTAAAAATTAAGACGGCGATGATAAGTGTTTCTGAGAAGAAAGGTGTTATTGAGTTTGCAAAAAAGCTAAGTGAAATGGGCGTTAAGATAATCAGCACCGGCGGGACAGCCAAGAAGTTAGGCGAAGCTGGCATAAAAGTTGTCGGCATTGAGGAGGTTACGGGCTTTCCGGAGATGATGAACGGGAGAGTAAAAACGCTTCACCCGAAAATACATGGGGCATTGCTGGGTCTTCGCGATAATCCGGAGCATAAAGCGGCGATGACTAAGCATGATATTTTTCCGATTGAGTTGGTGTGTGTGAATCTTTATCCGTTTGAGGCGACAATCGCCAAGGCGGACTGCACTCTTGAAGAGGCGATTGAAAATATAGATATAGGCGGGCCGAGCATGATTCGCTCGGCTGCGAAGAACCATAAATTTGTAACTGTCGTTACTGATTCGGGGCAGTATGACAGGGTCATTGGGGAAATGCAGGCGAAGAAAGGCGCGGTAAGCGAGGGGCTTCGCAAAGATTTTGCAAGGGTAGCATTCGGGCTGACGGCTTCGTATGACGCTGCGATTGCGAAATATCTTAACGGTAAGGCGGATGTGAAATACCCGGAAAAAGTAACAATTGCCGTCAGGAAAGAACGGGAGCTTCGTTACGGCGAAAATTCGCATCAGAGTGCGGCGTTTTATAAACTGCCGGCCAGCGGCGAGACGTCAATAAGCAGCGCCGATATAATGGAAGCTGAAACGGCAATCAGCTTTAATAATCTTTTGGATACAAACGCTGCATTTGAACTGGTCAAGGAATTTGCTGAGCCGGCGGCAGTTGTTGTCAAGCACCTTAACCCGTGCGGATGCGCTGTTGATGAGGACATCTGCGGGGCGTATCGAAAGGCGTACGAAGGCGATGTTGTAAGCGCGTTCGGAAGTATTGTTGCGCTGAACAGGAAAGTGGATGCTGAACTGGCACGGACGATTATGGAATCATACAGCAAATTCGGCAAGGCCAGAGGCGCCAGCGGATTTTTTGCCGAGGTAATTATTGCACCGGAATTCGAGCAGGAAGCAATTGATATAATCAGGACACTAAAGAGCTGGGGCAACAGGGTACGGCTGATGAAGACCGGGCCGATTGACAGGGCCAAAATTGACGGAGCCGAATTCGATGTTCGATGTGTTATAGGGGGATTACTTTTGCAGCAGCGAGATTTGGCGGGTTGGGAGCCGGAACTGCTGAAGTATCCGACAAAAGCCAGGCCGACAAAAGAGCAGCTTGAGAATTTGCGGATTGCGTGGCTTGTGGCCAAACATACCAAAAGCAATACGATTGTGCTGGTCAAAGACAGAAAGATTTTAGGTACAGGGGCCGGACAAATGAACCGAGTCGAGTCCGGGCTGATTGCTTACAGGCACGCAGGTGACCAGGCGAAGGGTTGTGTGCTGGCGTCTGATGCGTTTTTCCCGTTCCCGGATAATATTGAAAATGCTGCCCAGGCGGGCGTGGCTTGCATAGTTCAGCCGGGCGGCTCTAATAAGGATAACGAAGTAATTGCCGCCGCGGACAAGCACGGAATTGCGATGGTGTTCACGGGCAAGAGGCACTTTAAACATTAA
- the metK gene encoding methionine adenosyltransferase: MAKKSIYSNPNCDTGKYLFTSESVTMGHPDKVSDHISDAILDAMLAGDPKSRVACETMVKNDMVLVAGEITTKAIVNIAAIVRDTIKKIGYTDPDMGFDSENCAVIIGIDKQSPDISQGVTEGAGLHKEQGAGDQGLMFGYACNETPAFMPMPIQLAHLLTLRLEKMRQNGKLPWLRPDGKSQITVEYENGKPKRIHTVVIATQHAPSITYKQLRKQIIEKIVLPVLPKRLVDKKTIFHINATGRFVTGGPKGDCGLTGRKIIVDTYGGRGHHGGGAFSGKDPSKVDRTASYMARYIAKNIVAARLADICEIQLSYVIGYANPLSIYVNTYGTAKISEEKISRIVRKLFPLTPKTMIAHLKLARPIYAETSHGGHFGRSGPSFTWEKTDMVKKLRKAAGM; the protein is encoded by the coding sequence ATGGCAAAAAAATCAATTTACAGCAATCCCAACTGCGACACCGGCAAATATCTCTTCACCAGTGAATCCGTAACAATGGGCCATCCCGACAAAGTGTCTGACCATATATCGGATGCCATCCTTGACGCAATGCTCGCCGGCGACCCCAAAAGCCGGGTCGCCTGTGAAACAATGGTCAAAAACGATATGGTCTTAGTCGCAGGCGAAATTACAACCAAAGCTATCGTCAACATCGCGGCAATCGTCCGCGACACAATAAAGAAAATCGGCTACACCGACCCCGATATGGGCTTCGACTCCGAAAATTGTGCCGTAATTATCGGTATCGACAAACAAAGCCCAGACATTTCACAGGGCGTCACTGAAGGCGCCGGTCTGCACAAAGAGCAGGGCGCAGGTGACCAGGGCTTGATGTTCGGCTACGCCTGCAACGAAACCCCGGCTTTTATGCCGATGCCTATTCAGCTTGCGCATCTTTTGACTCTTCGGCTCGAAAAAATGCGCCAAAACGGCAAGCTGCCCTGGCTGCGGCCGGATGGCAAAAGCCAGATAACGGTCGAATACGAAAATGGCAAACCCAAACGAATTCACACCGTCGTTATCGCCACTCAACACGCGCCTTCTATTACCTACAAACAATTGCGTAAGCAAATCATCGAAAAAATTGTTCTGCCCGTCCTGCCAAAACGCCTCGTCGACAAAAAAACCATATTCCACATCAACGCAACCGGCCGATTCGTAACAGGCGGCCCGAAGGGCGACTGCGGACTGACCGGCAGAAAAATCATCGTCGACACCTACGGCGGACGCGGCCACCACGGCGGAGGCGCCTTCAGTGGAAAAGACCCATCTAAGGTCGACAGGACCGCAAGTTATATGGCTCGATATATTGCCAAAAATATCGTCGCAGCAAGGCTCGCCGATATCTGTGAAATCCAACTGTCCTATGTCATCGGCTATGCTAATCCGCTTTCGATTTATGTCAACACCTACGGCACCGCCAAAATCAGCGAAGAGAAAATCAGCCGAATCGTACGCAAATTGTTCCCCCTGACGCCAAAGACTATGATTGCGCATCTCAAACTTGCTAGACCGATTTATGCAGAGACCTCGCACGGCGGACATTTCGGCAGAAGTGGACCAAGCTTCACCTGGGAAAAAACCGACATGGTAAAAAAACTCCGCAAAGCCGCAGGGATGTAA
- a CDS encoding DUF547 domain-containing protein has protein sequence MAFTKRTAKNEKLKTAGFEVQPLVFMTSLAVLILIAGCSEVSHTPVKPSAVSLSDKCSGILKNYANDKGMVNYKTLKRKKLEINRILDGFAKLDPDVYNSWSKEDKIAFWLNAYNIKMLKIIVDNYPIQSQRILRVLWGPESIRHIDGIWDKYKFTVMDEEFTLKEVEQRFFHKEFDEPRVFFAISYATLSSPPLRNEPYYGSRLYEQLDDQAKKFLSSPLTFRIDREKKIVHLSTIFLPTWYGEDFISKYGTDKKFKDQRPAVRAVLNLAANYISEQDRAFLERENYSVKYITYNWTLNDSP, from the coding sequence ATGGCTTTCACAAAACGAACTGCCAAAAATGAAAAACTAAAAACCGCTGGTTTTGAAGTGCAGCCTTTGGTTTTTATGACCTCGCTTGCCGTGCTGATTCTCATTGCCGGCTGCTCGGAGGTTTCGCATACTCCCGTCAAACCCTCGGCCGTCTCTCTTTCTGACAAATGCTCCGGCATCTTGAAAAACTATGCCAACGATAAGGGAATGGTCAATTATAAAACACTCAAGCGAAAGAAGCTGGAGATTAACCGCATCCTGGATGGATTCGCCAAACTCGACCCCGATGTTTACAATTCCTGGTCCAAAGAGGACAAAATCGCCTTCTGGCTCAATGCGTACAACATAAAAATGCTCAAGATAATTGTCGACAACTACCCCATCCAGTCTCAGCGAATACTTCGTGTTTTATGGGGGCCAGAGAGCATCAGGCATATCGACGGTATATGGGACAAATACAAATTTACCGTGATGGATGAGGAATTTACACTCAAAGAAGTTGAACAACGGTTTTTCCATAAAGAGTTTGATGAGCCGCGGGTGTTTTTTGCCATATCCTACGCCACTCTCTCCAGCCCGCCTTTGCGCAACGAGCCGTATTACGGGAGCAGACTATATGAGCAGTTGGACGACCAAGCCAAAAAATTCCTGTCAAGCCCGCTCACATTCAGGATAGACAGGGAAAAGAAAATAGTCCATCTTTCCACCATCTTTCTCCCGACCTGGTATGGAGAAGATTTTATCAGTAAATACGGCACAGATAAAAAATTTAAAGACCAGCGGCCGGCCGTCCGGGCCGTCTTAAACCTCGCCGCAAATTATATCTCCGAGCAGGACCGTGCTTTCCTTGAAAGGGAAAATTATTCCGTTAAATATATAACATACAATTGGACTCTCAACGATAGTCCATAA